The sequence below is a genomic window from Labrys wisconsinensis.
TCCAGGGCTGCCCTGAGCGGCGTCCCGGCGGGCTCGTCGCGCCCGGCCGGGCAATCGATCGCAGCCTCCGCACGTCGGACGCGCCTCCTTCAGCTTCCTGCCGGCCGCTTGGGCGCCGACAAGGACGAGATGGCTTGCGCGACCTCGGTGACCTGCGGCGCGATGCGGTCGCAGGCGTCCTCGAAGCTCCAGCGGGTGACCGGCACGGAGACGCCGACGGCTGCGACCGCGGTGCCCTCCATGCCGAACACCGGCGCGGCGATGTTGATGTCGCCGCGATAGAACTCACCCTTGGCATAGGCGAAGCCGGTCTGGCGCGCCGTGTCCACCAGGCCGATGATCTCATCGCGATCCATCACGGTGGCGGGCGTGTAGCCGCGGATCGTCGAGCGTTGCAGCAGCGCGTCGGCGGCCGGCTTCGCCAGGCCGGACAGATAGGCGCGGCCGGCCGCGGTGCAGTACATGGGGTAGCGGCCTCCTATCGGCAGTTGCACCGAGATCTGGAAGCGGCCGGGAAAGCTGGCCACGAACACCATGTCGAGGCCGTCCGGCTCCGACAGGTTGACGGTCTCGCCGCACTTGATGTTGAGGTCGAGAAGGTAGGGATTGGCGCTCTCGATCAGGCCGCTGGTGGTGGTGTAGCGCATGCCGATTTCGAGTGCTTTCGGCGTCAGCGAGTATTTCTTCGAATAGAGATCCT
It includes:
- a CDS encoding IclR family transcriptional regulator; this encodes MPEESQASSPLFNHSLAKALVILESFGLDRRAMNLPELAATTGIGKSAVQRLTFTLESLGYLRKDLYSKKYSLTPKALEIGMRYTTTSGLIESANPYLLDLNIKCGETVNLSEPDGLDMVFVASFPGRFQISVQLPIGGRYPMYCTAAGRAYLSGLAKPAADALLQRSTIRGYTPATVMDRDEIIGLVDTARQTGFAYAKGEFYRGDINIAAPVFGMEGTAVAAVGVSVPVTRWSFEDACDRIAPQVTEVAQAISSLSAPKRPAGS